One part of the Terrimicrobium sacchariphilum genome encodes these proteins:
- a CDS encoding alginate lyase family protein produces MPLPAPLQSMSRRLQVAAALLILGFSAHLSSVQAAETDSPESDNPASESDASPKPADTPAIRPSFTPRPIKLPAIPEKFTHPGILNTREELEFVKGKIAAGEEPWKSAFEQMKNSFWAALDYKPNTPRKTIRSGINGAGAADGGVSGASMDAKAAYTQALMWVFTGNEQYARNAVAILNNWSILRENLGGNWYLQAAWLAGTFAEAAEIMRYTWDGWKQDEIAAFSEMLEEAFLPIFHNRMAFGNRYFSVCQAMMAIGVFNNDKAAFAEGMHRWISYVPCWIYLTEDGPEPIRPDFWLTKPSNEELAALSPGKKWMFRDQEILTVMKENKLGDDSSLYKLEENFGVGRRHWNGAPAAAFVDGLSAETFRDLGHCDLGFAALVSCAEIAWHQGIDLYALEAKRLTKFLELNSGLRIDETVPPVFFRVRGTPIQSFVEAGYNHYHNRLGMELPKTKALIDKALRPCLTKEINGRSWSWVPVEPGIRAENVVWPTGCNVAWETLTHSNTGPTK; encoded by the coding sequence CAGGCAGCCGAGACGGACTCGCCGGAAAGCGATAACCCCGCATCGGAGTCCGACGCTTCACCAAAGCCTGCCGATACTCCAGCGATCCGGCCGTCCTTTACCCCTCGTCCCATCAAACTCCCGGCCATCCCGGAGAAGTTCACCCATCCCGGCATCCTGAATACCCGAGAGGAGTTGGAGTTTGTAAAAGGCAAGATCGCCGCAGGAGAGGAGCCATGGAAGAGCGCCTTCGAGCAGATGAAGAACTCCTTCTGGGCGGCGCTTGACTACAAACCCAATACCCCCCGGAAAACCATCCGCTCCGGCATCAATGGCGCAGGAGCGGCAGATGGCGGGGTCAGCGGCGCTTCGATGGACGCCAAGGCGGCATATACCCAGGCACTCATGTGGGTCTTCACCGGCAACGAGCAATATGCCCGCAATGCGGTGGCGATCCTGAATAACTGGAGCATCCTGCGAGAAAACCTGGGAGGAAACTGGTATCTGCAGGCAGCCTGGCTCGCAGGCACGTTTGCCGAGGCGGCCGAGATCATGCGTTATACCTGGGATGGCTGGAAACAGGACGAAATCGCCGCCTTTTCCGAAATGCTGGAGGAAGCCTTTCTGCCGATCTTTCACAATCGCATGGCCTTCGGGAACCGGTACTTCTCCGTCTGTCAGGCTATGATGGCCATCGGCGTCTTCAACAATGACAAGGCTGCCTTTGCCGAGGGCATGCACCGGTGGATCAGCTACGTGCCTTGCTGGATCTACCTGACAGAGGATGGTCCTGAGCCAATCCGCCCCGACTTCTGGCTGACCAAGCCCAGCAATGAAGAGCTTGCCGCCCTCTCACCGGGAAAAAAGTGGATGTTCCGCGACCAGGAGATACTGACGGTCATGAAGGAGAACAAGCTGGGCGACGATTCCTCGCTCTACAAGCTGGAGGAAAACTTCGGTGTGGGTCGTCGCCATTGGAACGGCGCGCCGGCTGCGGCATTTGTAGATGGCTTGTCGGCGGAAACATTCCGCGACCTGGGCCATTGCGACCTGGGATTTGCCGCGCTCGTAAGCTGCGCGGAAATCGCCTGGCACCAGGGCATCGACCTCTATGCCCTGGAGGCGAAAAGGCTCACGAAGTTCCTCGAGCTGAACTCCGGATTACGTATTGACGAAACCGTTCCTCCGGTATTTTTCCGCGTTCGTGGTACGCCGATCCAGTCGTTCGTGGAGGCTGGCTACAATCACTATCACAACCGCCTCGGCATGGAACTGCCCAAAACCAAGGCCCTTATCGACAAGGCTCTGCGTCCCTGCCTCACCAAGGAAATCAACGGGCGCTCCTGGTCCTGGGTTCCCGTGGAACCCGGCATCCGCGCCGAGAACGTCGTGTGGCCCACCGGGTGTAATGTCGCCTGGGAAACGCTGACTCACTCGAATACCGGTCCGACAAAGTAA